The following coding sequences are from one Trypanosoma brucei gambiense DAL972 chromosome 2, complete sequence window:
- a CDS encoding adenylate kinase, putative has product MAVLSEDVLLYLKEKNIPMLFEQIVQNIISDAPERPMSYIGDLMRRGIPLQIFIAGPAGSGKRTQCKNIADRLGVVLISSGQVLTRGVESGSETSQLAHSYVSRGERVPDTLVSMIMKDRLSQSDACEKGWLVEGYPRNAQQAQAVEECGVIPQVFILLDLPEDLSFRRLEHRRYDPATNKEYHMLDNPPPAEDVALCERLVQRDADFHESIAKRLAQYYESIEGVKKHLGAVIEVVDARKSVEDVERDILAAVEKHRFR; this is encoded by the coding sequence ATGGCGGTACTGAGCGAAGATGTCCTCTTATACCTCAAGGAGAAAAACATCCCTATGCTTTTTGAACAAATCGTTCAGAATATCATTTCCGATGCCCCGGAAAGGCCAATGAGTTACATCGGAGATCTGATGCGCCGCGGCATCCCTTTGCAAATATTCATTGCTGGTCCCGCCGGCAGCGGCAAGCGCACACAATGCAAAAACATCGCGGACCGGCTCGGTGTGGTGTTAATCTCTTCCGGCCAGGTTCTTACTCGCGGCGTGGAAAGTGGCAGCGAGACAAGCCAACTGGCACATTCCTATGTTTCACGTGGTGAGCGGGTGCCGGACACGCTGGTGTCAATGATAATGAAAGACCGATTGTCGCAAAGCGACGCGTGTGAGAAAGGTTGGTTGGTCGAGGGCTACCCACGCAACGCACAACAGGCACAGGCCGTGGAGGAGTGTGGTGTGATACCACAGGTCTTTATACTGCTGGATCTGCCTGAAGATTTGTCCTTCAGGCGCCTTGAGCATCGCCGCTACGACCCCGCCACCAATAAAGAGTACCACATGCTGGATAATCCACCACCGGCGGAGGATGTCGCGTTATGCGAGCGGCTCGTGCAGAGGGATGCAGACTTTCATGAGTCAATCGCGAAGCGCCTGGCACAGTACTACGAAAGCATTGAGGGCGTTAAGAAGCACCTCGGGGCCGTTATTGAAGTAGTGGATGCCAGAAAATCTGTTGAGGATGTTGAGCGGGACATACTTGCCGCGGTGGAGAAGCACCGCTTTCGCTAA
- a CDS encoding T. brucei spp.-specific protein, which translates to MPSPSHSLILHWHSFQPRFHTGHGSFEYNVGRSAGGMPLDSQYFSHTRNAAHLETPSTLFHRCSFLYCAQQCRLVGISLHTLYFHHLRLTTVQTVNATVLKGAEGKQKEIQNSGRPRSRTQRFKTPTKTHTSIYLYSSSGDQRGVQTQIK; encoded by the coding sequence ATGCCCTCTCCCTCACACTCCCTGATCCTGCACTGGCACTCCTTTCAACCCCGTTTTCACACTGGTCACGGCTCCTTCGAATACAACGTCGGGCGAAGCGCTGGTGGCATGCCATTGGACAGCCAGTACTTCTCCCATACGAGGAACGCTGCGCATCTCGAAACTCCTTCAACCCTTTTCCATCGGTGCTCGTTTTTGTATTGTGCACAGCAGTGCCGCTTAGTCGGGATTTCGCTTCATACCCTGTACTTTCACCACTTAAGGCTCACAACAGTGCAGACAGTCAACGCAACCGTCCTTAAGGGAGccgaggggaaacaaaaggaaatacaAAATTCGGGCCGCCCACGCTCGCGTACACAGAGGTTCAAAACGCCCACGAAAACGCATACCtccatatatttatattcatcCTCCGGAGACCAAAGAGGTGTACAGACCCAGATAAAATAG
- a CDS encoding T. brucei spp.-specific protein, with amino-acid sequence MPCSFQEASKRFDRLHVLSLTKIRDRCAARRSAPYNSNSPVELANHIALQLFYAKIFFLPYRFRGASQRPNRGTLLLVVKIAVLPKKNTYNGLRQNFSPDKRRKLLHLIRGHEGSAYAENLNEIWKGNVEGRPNSRRQRKLFSMRVKRQGNNLGVDERSVKKNCAMAVCGCWKGVQLGRSMAKTLLCVAPAVNRLSP; translated from the coding sequence ATGCCTTGTTCGTTCCAAGAGGCAAGCAAAAGATTTGACCGTTTACACGTTTTAAGCCTTACCAAAATTAGAGATAGATGTGCGGCGCGTCGTTCAGCGCCGTATAATAGTAATTCACCAGTTGAGTTAGCGAACCATATTGCTTTACAATTATTTTATgccaaaatttttttcttgccgTACCGCTTCCGCGGTGCATCACAGCGCCCAAATAGAGGGACACTCCTTTTGGTAGTTAAGATAGCTGTGCTCCCCAAGAAAAATACCTACAACGGGTTGCGACAGAACTTTTCCCCAGACAAGCGGAGAAAACTACTGCACTTAATAAGGGGGCACGAAGGGAGCGCCTATGCTGAGAATCTGAACGAAATTTGGAAAGGTAATGTGGAGGGCAGGCCCAATAGCCGCCGCCAAAGAAAACTATTTTCGATGCGCGTCAAGCGGCAAGGGAACAACTTAGGTGTTGATGAGCGcagcgtaaaaaaaaattgtgcgATGGCTGTCTGTGGCTGTTGGAAAGGGGTCCAATTGGGGAGGTCAATGGCCAAGACGCTTCTTTGTGTTGCGCCTGCGGTAAATCGCCTGTCGCCTTAA